In Macadamia integrifolia cultivar HAES 741 chromosome 12, SCU_Mint_v3, whole genome shotgun sequence, the following are encoded in one genomic region:
- the LOC122057143 gene encoding cysteine-tryptophan domain-containing zinc finger protein 7-like isoform X2, with amino-acid sequence MLSLGNRDDGRKGLGLGFGVGEEMEETELEEGEACFYQEDDARIDPDVALSYIDEKLQDVLGHFQKDFEGGVSAENLGAKFGGYGSFLPTYQRSPSVWSHPITPPIVQNHNTPRSPNHLPLENSSVPSSAPFSVRPGPASSSAAPPAVSRVPSVENLVKKDVCSYPARASVEFSPKTERLNKSVNPNDQKTLKVRIKVGPDSSSARKNAEIYSGLGLDMSPSSSFDDSPAESGGLSPESRNFLDESPTSILQITTSFPIPGGLLLSPLPDNLLHLSKEEKLPRDGRYGPAHNGSQEGSGMPVDELSSAMVASKALGEKKSKSVEKSGRSLEVKNGSGKDSGNDIAALLKKEVDIETSAGGELVPNSMKFPFLSGSKFGTGDTTKGAVRAPDTSREISKCPGKDKILFSYSVKEEALESVPSQDVDMVDKQSMKMSSADKILDTRKERSKGNKSSDTCGTESDAAKVGKDLDSGPAGAPKQKFGLKSTSSEQDGVKRPHGKEQLSSSGKKKSKGSQSNGTPAAEFPKESLKVVSSSASKDKKKKCQPDDYPSKSKSDDVKSRKDLGKTMDNHRDLTGDSIVVQAEDRVDSLEMPFKDRRSDSTKPEFFDKEIHTLADNPKNRSNGKKIDNQLRSETSRATLTAASLMENGPGSDAAHPPSVVIKENWVACDKCQTWRLLPFGVEPTVLPEKWLCSMLDWLPGMNRCDFSEEETTRALYAAYQVPITEGQNNIHSLPDGVALDEVRRLDDSHLDVRLQALPGSAKKKPGSKEASSAANHVGSIHFSSSTKKNQQASVKSRSLNDVNQVPLDSNPVNKPVLQQLSKSGDLSVDKLMHKQKEKHKLSEHYLDGGVAKPSKKSKREADQNEHKYSKKMKTEGMYYTDDDWNSDLGVAHPCTSGGGLPTKAPGKESNRCNGHFPLKNPKRDGRGSFPASVKKPKDQVQVPLDGGSALNLRKSNKMNVAAKKRKVKEWQESQIYLDPRSEHHLHDSKGSVKVETNDSERGKEKKARASKSEPKEYNTSKGDGRSNKKGKVTKIVLSGSRDRPIDGMEAEAAFCMEKDQQLGQYRVGKNVSQRTLDVSDSLKKDLGYGQPSMAATSSSSKVSGSRKTKNNFQEVKGSPVESVSSSPLRLSNPDKLTSARRDMLGKDDAMNYGVSVIGSPRRFSDGEGDGGSVRSGIVRKDNPFHMSHHGSLESPVLDYQGKDSDHTSVGKGNRQIEPSEFKHTHMVNGDADTTDTYNRYQNELRGKDHGPIEERVNNGHYHVNGYLPRKSGKGSSSRSKEKHRSSKSNFDKGKVKLSDSFSGQEDMHATKGLRYEAEIESYDRSPYHQETRDGKYSSQDKCAFKSDKDEKTYLGKKDSTGKWSHESNKRENPSKFGGHEDSEVKVICSKDGKSTSQQNLLLDRDGEKSSSRFLPDRIDKMDVALRRGKSQFFPHSGDKQDTQSRCPRPMPGSASDVLPVDASGGGVGDALKVSSHTGKLDNHNGACHSNLRHPTPNGLGVRDLNSLNAPSPARRDSSGQAAANIALKEAKDLKHTADRLKDPGLDLERTRLYFEAVLKFLHAASLFEPFTNEITRSTSVYSETARLCGFCAHEYERLKEMAAAAMAYKCMEVAHMKVIYSKHFTASKDQIELQNALKVVPPGESPSSSASDVDNLNNQAAVDKVVVTKDNNSSQVAGSHVIIARNRPTFERLLGFTRDVTSAMEASRKSHNAFAAANASLEESGHREAVRRVLDFSFHDVDGLLRLARLAMEVISR; translated from the exons ATGCTCTCCCTAGGGAATAGGGATGATGGGAGgaaagggttagggttagggtttggtgttggagaagagatggaggagACTGAGCTTGAAGAAGGCGAAGCTTGCTTTTATCAGGAGGACGATGCAAGGATCGACCCTGATGTCGCTCTCTCTTACATC GATgaaaagcttcaagatgtcTTGGGCCATTTTcaaaaagattttgaaggtgGGGTTTCTGCGGAAAATTTGG GGGCAAAATTTGGTGGGTATGGTTCGTTTTTACCTACCTATCAGCGATCTCCTTCTGTTTGGTCTCATCCAATTACTCCACCAATAGTGCAAAACCACAATACACCAAGATCGCCAAACCATTTGCCACTGGAG AACTCTTCAGTTCCATCAAGTGCACCCTTCTCTGTCAGGCCTGGACCTGCTTCTAGCAGTGCTGCACCGCCAGCTGTTTCGAGGGTCCCATCTGTGGAAAATTTAGTTAAAAAAGATGTATGTTCATATCCTGCTCGTGCCTCTGTGGAGTTCAGTCCAAAAACTGAACGTTTAAATAAATCGGTTAATCCAAATGACCAGAAAACACTGAAGGTTCGAATCAAAGTAGGTCCTGATAGCAGTTCAGCTAGGAAGAATGCCGAGATATACAGTGGTCTCGGCCTTGACATGTCtccttcttcatcatttgacgaCAGCCCTGCTGAAAGTGGAGGGCTGTCTCCTGAATCTCGAAACTTCCTGGATGAATCTCCGACTAGTATACTTCAG ATTACAACATCTTTTCCCATCCCCGGTGGCCTGTTGCTATCACCTCTGCCTGATAATCTGCTCCACTTATCCAAAGAAGAAAAGCTTCCGAGAGACGGTAGATATGGGCCTGCCCACAATGGTAGCCAGGAAGGTTCTGGTATGCCAGTGGATGAGTTGTCTTCCGCAATGGTGGCTAGCAAAGCATTGGGCGAGAAGAAATCGAAGTCAGTGGAGAAAAGTGGGAGGTCTTTAGAAGTGAAGAATGGGAGTGGTAAAGATTCTGGGAATGACATAGCTGCTCTTTTGAAGAAGGAAGTAGACATTGAGACCTCTGCAGGCGGGGAGCTTGTTCCTAATTCcatgaaatttccttttttatccGGCTCAAAATTTGGCACAGGAGATACAACAAAAGGTGCTGTTAGGGCTCCTGATACTTCTAGGGAAATCAGTAAGTGTCCGGGGAAggacaaaatattattttcgtACTCAGTGAAGGAGGAAGCCTTGGAGTCTGTGCCCAGCCAAGACGTGGACATGGTTGATAAACAGAGTATGAAGATGAGTTCAGCAGATAAGATATTGGACACAAGGAAAGAAAGGAGCAAAGGAAACAAGAGCTCTGACACCTGTGGGACTGAATCAGATGCTGCCAAGGTGGGGAAAGATCTTGATAGTGGACCCGCAGGTGCTCCAAAACAGAAGTTTGGGTTGAAATCTACGTCCTCTGAACAGGATGGAGTGAAGAGGCCCCATGGGAAGGAGCAGCTGTCGTCTAGTGGCAAAAAGAAATCAAAGGGAAGCCAAAGTAATGGAACCCCTGCTGCAGAGTTCCCAAAGGAAAGCTTGAAGGTTGTTTCGTCGTCAGCATCAaaagacaagaagaaaaaatgtcaaCCTGATGATTACCCATCTAAAAGCAAATCGGATGATGTAAAATCACGCAAAGACTTGGGGAAGACCATGGACAACCATAGGGATTTAACTGGTGATTCAATAGTGGTGCAAGCTGAGGATAGAGTAGACTCACTGGAAATGCCTTTTAAAGACCGGCGGAGTGACTCAACAAAGCCTGAGTTTTTTGATAAAGAAATCCACACATTGGCAGACAATCCAAAAAACAGATCAAATGGTAAAAAGATTGATAATCAATTGAGATCAGAGACATCAAGGGCAACCCTGACAGCTGCTTCTTTAATGGAAAATGGGCCTGGTTCTGATGCAGCTCATCCCCCTTCTGTTGTTATAAAGGAAAATTGGGTTGCTTGTGATAAGTGTCAAACATGGCGGCTACTACCTTTTGGTGTGGAGCCCACGGTTCTTCCAGAGAAGTGGCTGTGCAGCATGCTTGATTGGCT GCCTGGAATGAACCGGTGTGATTTTAGTGAAGAGGAGACAACAAGAGCTCTGTATGCAGCGTACCAAGTCCCCATCACTGAGGGTCAAAATAACATACATAGTCTGCCTGATGGAGTAGCCTTGGATGAGGTCCGGCGTCTTGATGATAGCCACCTTGATGTCAGGTTGCAGGCTTTGCCTGGTAGTGCAAAGAAGAAACCGGGTTCAAAGGAAGCATCAAGTGCAGCTAACCATGTGGGCTCCATTCACTTTTCAAGTTCTACAAAGAAGAATCAGCAGGCGTCTGTGAAGAGTAGAAGCTTAAATGATGTGAACCAGGTTCCTTTGGATTCCAATCCTGTGAACAAGCCTGTCTTACAACAATTAAGTAAGTCAGGTGACTTGTCTGTGGATAAACTCATGCATAAGCAGAAGGAGAAACACAAACTGTCTGAACACTATTTAGATGGAG GTGTTGCCAAGCCCtcaaaaaaaagcaagagggaAGCTGATCAAAATGAACATAAATATTCTAAGAAAATGAAGACAGAAGGTATGTATTATACTGATGATGATTGGAATTCTGACCTGGGGGTTGCCCACCCCTGCACAAGTGGTGGTGGTTTGCCAACTAAGGCACCTGGAAAGGAATCAAATAGATGTAATGGGCACTTCCCTTTGAAGAATCCAAAGCGTGATGGAAGAGGCAGTTTTCCAGCTTCTGTAAAGAAACCAAAAGATCAAGTTCAGGTTCCTCTTGATGGTGGTTCTGCCCTGAATTTGAGGAAATCCAATAAAATGAATGTTGCTGCTAAGAAGAGGAAGGTGAAGGAGTGGCAGGAGAGTCAAATTTATCTAGATCCAAGAAGTGAGCATCACCTTCATGACAGCAAGGGATCTGTTAAGGTGGAGACCAATGACAGTGAACgcggaaaggaaaagaaggccaGGGCTTCTAAATCTGAGCCAAAGGAGTACAATACCAGTAAGGGGGATGGTAGATCAAACAAAAAGGGTAAGGTGACGAAAATTGTCTTGTCCGGAAGTAGAGATCGACCAATTGATGGAATGGAAGCAGAAGCTGCATTTTGTATGGAGAAGGACCAGCAACTAGGGCAATATAGGGTAGGGAAAAATGTGTCTCAACGGACCTTGGATGTTTCAGATTCATTAAAAAAGGATCTGGGATATGGACAGCCTTCCATGGCTGCCACTTCAAGCTCTTCAAAGGTTTCTGGATCTCGTAAAACTAAAAACAACTTCCAGGAAGTGAAAGGTTCACCTGTAGAATCTGTTTCATCTTCTCCTTTGAGGTTGTCCAATCCAGACAAGCTTACATCGGCAAGAAGAGATATGTTAGGAAAAGATGATGCAATGAACTATGGTGTCTCTGTCATTGGTAGCCCAAGAAGATTCTCAGATGGAGAAGGTGATGGTGGCAGTGTTCGGTCTGGTATAGTAAGGAAGGATAATCCTTTTCATATGTCACATCATGGATCCCTGGAGTCTCCTGTGCTGGATTATCAGGGCAAGGATTCTGATCACACCTCTGTTGGAAAAGGGAACAGACAGATTGAACCTTCTGAATTTAAACATACCCATATGGTGAATGGTGATGCTGATACCACGGATACGTATAACCGATATCAGAATGAACTGCGGGGTAAGGACCATGGCCCCATTGAGGAGAGGGTGAACAACGGCCATTACCATGTTAATGGCTATCTTCCTCGGAAGTCTGGGAAGGGATCCTCATCACGGTCTAAAGAGAAACACAGAAGTTCCAAATCTAATTTTGATAAAGGTAAGGTCAAGCTTTCTGATTCATTCAGTGGGCAAGAAGACATGCATGCAACAAAAGGCTTGAGGTATGAGGCTGAGATTGAATCTTATGATCGTTCTCCTTACCATCAAGAAACAAGGGATGGGAAATACAGCTCTCAGGATAAATGTGCTTTTAAGTCTGACAAGGATGAGAAGACTTACTTGGGTAAGAAAGATTCTACCGGGAAATGGTCACACGAGAGCAATAAAAGGGAAAACCCATCAAAATTTGGGGGACATGAGGACTCAGAGGTGAAAGTCATTTGCAGCAAAGATGGGAAATCCACCTCACAGCAAAATTTGCTGCTGGACCGTGATGGTGAGAAGTCCTCTAGTCGGTTTCTTCCGGATAGAATTGATAAGATGGATGTAGCGTTGAGGAGAGGGAAGTCACAATTCTTCCCTCATTCTGGAGATAAACAGGATACACAGTCTCGATGTCCTCGACCAATGCCAGGAAGTGCATCTGATGTTTTACCTGTTGATGCTTCTGGTGGTGGGGTTGGTGATGCATTGAAGGTTTCAAGTCACACTGGGAAGCTTGATAATCACAATGGAGCTTGTCATAGTAATTTGAGACATCCCACACCTAATGGTCTTGGGGTCAGGGATCTCAATAGCCTCAATGCCCCAAGTCCAGCTAGAAGGGATTCTTCTGGTCAGGCTGCTGCCAATATTGCATTGAAGGAAGCCAAAGATCTGAAACATACTGCTGATCGTCTTAAG GATCCTGGGTTAGATCTTGAAAGGACTAGGCTATACTTCGAGGCGGTTTTAAAGTTTCTTCATGCTGCCTCACTTTTCGAACCTTTTACTAATGAGATTACCAGATCCACGAGTGTTTATAGTGAGACTGCCAGACTATGCGG GTTTTGTGCTCATGAATATGAGAGATTGAAAGAAATGGCTGCTGCTGCTATGGCTTACAAATGCATGGAGGTGGCACACATGAAAGTTATTTATTCCAAACATTTTACTGCTTCTAAAGATCAGATCGAGCTGCAAAATGCATTGAAAGTGGTTCCTCCAG GAGAGTCTCCATCCTCGTCTGCCTCAGATGTTGATAACTTGAACAATCAGGCAGCTGTGGATAAGGTTGTTGTAACCAAAGATAACAATAGTTCTCAGGTTGCTGGAAGCCATGTCATTATTGCTAGAAACCGTCCCACCTTTGAGCGGCTGCTTGGCTTT ACACGGGACGTAACTAGTGCGATGGAAGCCTCAAGGAAATCCCATAATGCTTTTGCAGCTGCCAATGCTAGCCTGGAAGAGTCTGGGCATAGGGAGGCTGTAAGGCGGGTCCTTGATTTCAGCTTCCATGATGTGGATGGACTACTGCGTCTTGCACGGCTTGCAATGGAAGTAATTAGCCGTTGA
- the LOC122057143 gene encoding cysteine-tryptophan domain-containing zinc finger protein 7-like isoform X1, producing the protein MLSLGNRDDGRKGLGLGFGVGEEMEETELEEGEACFYQEDDARIDPDVALSYIDEKLQDVLGHFQKDFEGGVSAENLGAKFGGYGSFLPTYQRSPSVWSHPITPPIVQNHNTPRSPNHLPLEGARQNSSVPSSAPFSVRPGPASSSAAPPAVSRVPSVENLVKKDVCSYPARASVEFSPKTERLNKSVNPNDQKTLKVRIKVGPDSSSARKNAEIYSGLGLDMSPSSSFDDSPAESGGLSPESRNFLDESPTSILQITTSFPIPGGLLLSPLPDNLLHLSKEEKLPRDGRYGPAHNGSQEGSGMPVDELSSAMVASKALGEKKSKSVEKSGRSLEVKNGSGKDSGNDIAALLKKEVDIETSAGGELVPNSMKFPFLSGSKFGTGDTTKGAVRAPDTSREISKCPGKDKILFSYSVKEEALESVPSQDVDMVDKQSMKMSSADKILDTRKERSKGNKSSDTCGTESDAAKVGKDLDSGPAGAPKQKFGLKSTSSEQDGVKRPHGKEQLSSSGKKKSKGSQSNGTPAAEFPKESLKVVSSSASKDKKKKCQPDDYPSKSKSDDVKSRKDLGKTMDNHRDLTGDSIVVQAEDRVDSLEMPFKDRRSDSTKPEFFDKEIHTLADNPKNRSNGKKIDNQLRSETSRATLTAASLMENGPGSDAAHPPSVVIKENWVACDKCQTWRLLPFGVEPTVLPEKWLCSMLDWLPGMNRCDFSEEETTRALYAAYQVPITEGQNNIHSLPDGVALDEVRRLDDSHLDVRLQALPGSAKKKPGSKEASSAANHVGSIHFSSSTKKNQQASVKSRSLNDVNQVPLDSNPVNKPVLQQLSKSGDLSVDKLMHKQKEKHKLSEHYLDGGVAKPSKKSKREADQNEHKYSKKMKTEGMYYTDDDWNSDLGVAHPCTSGGGLPTKAPGKESNRCNGHFPLKNPKRDGRGSFPASVKKPKDQVQVPLDGGSALNLRKSNKMNVAAKKRKVKEWQESQIYLDPRSEHHLHDSKGSVKVETNDSERGKEKKARASKSEPKEYNTSKGDGRSNKKGKVTKIVLSGSRDRPIDGMEAEAAFCMEKDQQLGQYRVGKNVSQRTLDVSDSLKKDLGYGQPSMAATSSSSKVSGSRKTKNNFQEVKGSPVESVSSSPLRLSNPDKLTSARRDMLGKDDAMNYGVSVIGSPRRFSDGEGDGGSVRSGIVRKDNPFHMSHHGSLESPVLDYQGKDSDHTSVGKGNRQIEPSEFKHTHMVNGDADTTDTYNRYQNELRGKDHGPIEERVNNGHYHVNGYLPRKSGKGSSSRSKEKHRSSKSNFDKGKVKLSDSFSGQEDMHATKGLRYEAEIESYDRSPYHQETRDGKYSSQDKCAFKSDKDEKTYLGKKDSTGKWSHESNKRENPSKFGGHEDSEVKVICSKDGKSTSQQNLLLDRDGEKSSSRFLPDRIDKMDVALRRGKSQFFPHSGDKQDTQSRCPRPMPGSASDVLPVDASGGGVGDALKVSSHTGKLDNHNGACHSNLRHPTPNGLGVRDLNSLNAPSPARRDSSGQAAANIALKEAKDLKHTADRLKDPGLDLERTRLYFEAVLKFLHAASLFEPFTNEITRSTSVYSETARLCGFCAHEYERLKEMAAAAMAYKCMEVAHMKVIYSKHFTASKDQIELQNALKVVPPGESPSSSASDVDNLNNQAAVDKVVVTKDNNSSQVAGSHVIIARNRPTFERLLGFTRDVTSAMEASRKSHNAFAAANASLEESGHREAVRRVLDFSFHDVDGLLRLARLAMEVISR; encoded by the exons ATGCTCTCCCTAGGGAATAGGGATGATGGGAGgaaagggttagggttagggtttggtgttggagaagagatggaggagACTGAGCTTGAAGAAGGCGAAGCTTGCTTTTATCAGGAGGACGATGCAAGGATCGACCCTGATGTCGCTCTCTCTTACATC GATgaaaagcttcaagatgtcTTGGGCCATTTTcaaaaagattttgaaggtgGGGTTTCTGCGGAAAATTTGG GGGCAAAATTTGGTGGGTATGGTTCGTTTTTACCTACCTATCAGCGATCTCCTTCTGTTTGGTCTCATCCAATTACTCCACCAATAGTGCAAAACCACAATACACCAAGATCGCCAAACCATTTGCCACTGGAG GGTGCACGTCAGAACTCTTCAGTTCCATCAAGTGCACCCTTCTCTGTCAGGCCTGGACCTGCTTCTAGCAGTGCTGCACCGCCAGCTGTTTCGAGGGTCCCATCTGTGGAAAATTTAGTTAAAAAAGATGTATGTTCATATCCTGCTCGTGCCTCTGTGGAGTTCAGTCCAAAAACTGAACGTTTAAATAAATCGGTTAATCCAAATGACCAGAAAACACTGAAGGTTCGAATCAAAGTAGGTCCTGATAGCAGTTCAGCTAGGAAGAATGCCGAGATATACAGTGGTCTCGGCCTTGACATGTCtccttcttcatcatttgacgaCAGCCCTGCTGAAAGTGGAGGGCTGTCTCCTGAATCTCGAAACTTCCTGGATGAATCTCCGACTAGTATACTTCAG ATTACAACATCTTTTCCCATCCCCGGTGGCCTGTTGCTATCACCTCTGCCTGATAATCTGCTCCACTTATCCAAAGAAGAAAAGCTTCCGAGAGACGGTAGATATGGGCCTGCCCACAATGGTAGCCAGGAAGGTTCTGGTATGCCAGTGGATGAGTTGTCTTCCGCAATGGTGGCTAGCAAAGCATTGGGCGAGAAGAAATCGAAGTCAGTGGAGAAAAGTGGGAGGTCTTTAGAAGTGAAGAATGGGAGTGGTAAAGATTCTGGGAATGACATAGCTGCTCTTTTGAAGAAGGAAGTAGACATTGAGACCTCTGCAGGCGGGGAGCTTGTTCCTAATTCcatgaaatttccttttttatccGGCTCAAAATTTGGCACAGGAGATACAACAAAAGGTGCTGTTAGGGCTCCTGATACTTCTAGGGAAATCAGTAAGTGTCCGGGGAAggacaaaatattattttcgtACTCAGTGAAGGAGGAAGCCTTGGAGTCTGTGCCCAGCCAAGACGTGGACATGGTTGATAAACAGAGTATGAAGATGAGTTCAGCAGATAAGATATTGGACACAAGGAAAGAAAGGAGCAAAGGAAACAAGAGCTCTGACACCTGTGGGACTGAATCAGATGCTGCCAAGGTGGGGAAAGATCTTGATAGTGGACCCGCAGGTGCTCCAAAACAGAAGTTTGGGTTGAAATCTACGTCCTCTGAACAGGATGGAGTGAAGAGGCCCCATGGGAAGGAGCAGCTGTCGTCTAGTGGCAAAAAGAAATCAAAGGGAAGCCAAAGTAATGGAACCCCTGCTGCAGAGTTCCCAAAGGAAAGCTTGAAGGTTGTTTCGTCGTCAGCATCAaaagacaagaagaaaaaatgtcaaCCTGATGATTACCCATCTAAAAGCAAATCGGATGATGTAAAATCACGCAAAGACTTGGGGAAGACCATGGACAACCATAGGGATTTAACTGGTGATTCAATAGTGGTGCAAGCTGAGGATAGAGTAGACTCACTGGAAATGCCTTTTAAAGACCGGCGGAGTGACTCAACAAAGCCTGAGTTTTTTGATAAAGAAATCCACACATTGGCAGACAATCCAAAAAACAGATCAAATGGTAAAAAGATTGATAATCAATTGAGATCAGAGACATCAAGGGCAACCCTGACAGCTGCTTCTTTAATGGAAAATGGGCCTGGTTCTGATGCAGCTCATCCCCCTTCTGTTGTTATAAAGGAAAATTGGGTTGCTTGTGATAAGTGTCAAACATGGCGGCTACTACCTTTTGGTGTGGAGCCCACGGTTCTTCCAGAGAAGTGGCTGTGCAGCATGCTTGATTGGCT GCCTGGAATGAACCGGTGTGATTTTAGTGAAGAGGAGACAACAAGAGCTCTGTATGCAGCGTACCAAGTCCCCATCACTGAGGGTCAAAATAACATACATAGTCTGCCTGATGGAGTAGCCTTGGATGAGGTCCGGCGTCTTGATGATAGCCACCTTGATGTCAGGTTGCAGGCTTTGCCTGGTAGTGCAAAGAAGAAACCGGGTTCAAAGGAAGCATCAAGTGCAGCTAACCATGTGGGCTCCATTCACTTTTCAAGTTCTACAAAGAAGAATCAGCAGGCGTCTGTGAAGAGTAGAAGCTTAAATGATGTGAACCAGGTTCCTTTGGATTCCAATCCTGTGAACAAGCCTGTCTTACAACAATTAAGTAAGTCAGGTGACTTGTCTGTGGATAAACTCATGCATAAGCAGAAGGAGAAACACAAACTGTCTGAACACTATTTAGATGGAG GTGTTGCCAAGCCCtcaaaaaaaagcaagagggaAGCTGATCAAAATGAACATAAATATTCTAAGAAAATGAAGACAGAAGGTATGTATTATACTGATGATGATTGGAATTCTGACCTGGGGGTTGCCCACCCCTGCACAAGTGGTGGTGGTTTGCCAACTAAGGCACCTGGAAAGGAATCAAATAGATGTAATGGGCACTTCCCTTTGAAGAATCCAAAGCGTGATGGAAGAGGCAGTTTTCCAGCTTCTGTAAAGAAACCAAAAGATCAAGTTCAGGTTCCTCTTGATGGTGGTTCTGCCCTGAATTTGAGGAAATCCAATAAAATGAATGTTGCTGCTAAGAAGAGGAAGGTGAAGGAGTGGCAGGAGAGTCAAATTTATCTAGATCCAAGAAGTGAGCATCACCTTCATGACAGCAAGGGATCTGTTAAGGTGGAGACCAATGACAGTGAACgcggaaaggaaaagaaggccaGGGCTTCTAAATCTGAGCCAAAGGAGTACAATACCAGTAAGGGGGATGGTAGATCAAACAAAAAGGGTAAGGTGACGAAAATTGTCTTGTCCGGAAGTAGAGATCGACCAATTGATGGAATGGAAGCAGAAGCTGCATTTTGTATGGAGAAGGACCAGCAACTAGGGCAATATAGGGTAGGGAAAAATGTGTCTCAACGGACCTTGGATGTTTCAGATTCATTAAAAAAGGATCTGGGATATGGACAGCCTTCCATGGCTGCCACTTCAAGCTCTTCAAAGGTTTCTGGATCTCGTAAAACTAAAAACAACTTCCAGGAAGTGAAAGGTTCACCTGTAGAATCTGTTTCATCTTCTCCTTTGAGGTTGTCCAATCCAGACAAGCTTACATCGGCAAGAAGAGATATGTTAGGAAAAGATGATGCAATGAACTATGGTGTCTCTGTCATTGGTAGCCCAAGAAGATTCTCAGATGGAGAAGGTGATGGTGGCAGTGTTCGGTCTGGTATAGTAAGGAAGGATAATCCTTTTCATATGTCACATCATGGATCCCTGGAGTCTCCTGTGCTGGATTATCAGGGCAAGGATTCTGATCACACCTCTGTTGGAAAAGGGAACAGACAGATTGAACCTTCTGAATTTAAACATACCCATATGGTGAATGGTGATGCTGATACCACGGATACGTATAACCGATATCAGAATGAACTGCGGGGTAAGGACCATGGCCCCATTGAGGAGAGGGTGAACAACGGCCATTACCATGTTAATGGCTATCTTCCTCGGAAGTCTGGGAAGGGATCCTCATCACGGTCTAAAGAGAAACACAGAAGTTCCAAATCTAATTTTGATAAAGGTAAGGTCAAGCTTTCTGATTCATTCAGTGGGCAAGAAGACATGCATGCAACAAAAGGCTTGAGGTATGAGGCTGAGATTGAATCTTATGATCGTTCTCCTTACCATCAAGAAACAAGGGATGGGAAATACAGCTCTCAGGATAAATGTGCTTTTAAGTCTGACAAGGATGAGAAGACTTACTTGGGTAAGAAAGATTCTACCGGGAAATGGTCACACGAGAGCAATAAAAGGGAAAACCCATCAAAATTTGGGGGACATGAGGACTCAGAGGTGAAAGTCATTTGCAGCAAAGATGGGAAATCCACCTCACAGCAAAATTTGCTGCTGGACCGTGATGGTGAGAAGTCCTCTAGTCGGTTTCTTCCGGATAGAATTGATAAGATGGATGTAGCGTTGAGGAGAGGGAAGTCACAATTCTTCCCTCATTCTGGAGATAAACAGGATACACAGTCTCGATGTCCTCGACCAATGCCAGGAAGTGCATCTGATGTTTTACCTGTTGATGCTTCTGGTGGTGGGGTTGGTGATGCATTGAAGGTTTCAAGTCACACTGGGAAGCTTGATAATCACAATGGAGCTTGTCATAGTAATTTGAGACATCCCACACCTAATGGTCTTGGGGTCAGGGATCTCAATAGCCTCAATGCCCCAAGTCCAGCTAGAAGGGATTCTTCTGGTCAGGCTGCTGCCAATATTGCATTGAAGGAAGCCAAAGATCTGAAACATACTGCTGATCGTCTTAAG GATCCTGGGTTAGATCTTGAAAGGACTAGGCTATACTTCGAGGCGGTTTTAAAGTTTCTTCATGCTGCCTCACTTTTCGAACCTTTTACTAATGAGATTACCAGATCCACGAGTGTTTATAGTGAGACTGCCAGACTATGCGG GTTTTGTGCTCATGAATATGAGAGATTGAAAGAAATGGCTGCTGCTGCTATGGCTTACAAATGCATGGAGGTGGCACACATGAAAGTTATTTATTCCAAACATTTTACTGCTTCTAAAGATCAGATCGAGCTGCAAAATGCATTGAAAGTGGTTCCTCCAG GAGAGTCTCCATCCTCGTCTGCCTCAGATGTTGATAACTTGAACAATCAGGCAGCTGTGGATAAGGTTGTTGTAACCAAAGATAACAATAGTTCTCAGGTTGCTGGAAGCCATGTCATTATTGCTAGAAACCGTCCCACCTTTGAGCGGCTGCTTGGCTTT ACACGGGACGTAACTAGTGCGATGGAAGCCTCAAGGAAATCCCATAATGCTTTTGCAGCTGCCAATGCTAGCCTGGAAGAGTCTGGGCATAGGGAGGCTGTAAGGCGGGTCCTTGATTTCAGCTTCCATGATGTGGATGGACTACTGCGTCTTGCACGGCTTGCAATGGAAGTAATTAGCCGTTGA